The DNA segment GACAGGGTGCGTTCGACAGCCATTTGGTTCTCCTTGGGAATATTCCGCAGACAAAATTGAAAGTGTGGAATTCTACCAAGTTACCCCATCGAACTCTATCAAAAAGCCCTCTGCTCCGGGCTTGCAACGATATTTGGCGGCAATGCCGATGCCCGCCACCCAGACCACTTCATCTCCCGAATAAAGTACCGGGAGGTTCTTGCGGCGCCAAGGGGGAACCCCAGCCTCGCGCAGCAAATCCTTGAGTGGTCGCCGCGGTCCGCCCGGTCTGAGTTGCAGAACATCGCCGCCACGACGTGCCGAAAAATACAAAGGGCCAAAATTCAACATGGCAGCAGCGATTCCGGCGCCGACTATGGAACTGGCATGAATTTGATGGCCGCTCCATGGTATTGTCTGCTCCCCGGCCCAGACAGTTGGCGCTACCGGTTGAGGGGGAATATCCACCAGCACCTGATCGCGGAATCGCCTTAGTTCGTAATTTCCCAGCGTGAAACGGATATCGCTGTCGTGGCTGGCTGTAAGCAACTGCCGCAACATTTCCCGGACCATTGCACTGCCCGGAATTTGCAAACCCTGACGGCGCAAGTAAGACGTCAGCAGATTGGCGGCACGCAATGGAGGCAGGGCGTTCAATTGCGCAACATTCAATAATTTTGCGGCGCCGAGATCTTCTTCTGCCATCCGATCCAGCAGTTCGGCGGCCTCGCCGAATGCCCGTGCCGCACGCGCCAGACTAACCGTCGCATTGGGAAACGGCCGCTCAAGCAAGGGCATTACCTCATGACGCAGGAAGTTTCGGCTGTAATGACAATCGATATTGCTTTCGTCCTCGATCCACGACAACCCGTTCCATTTTGCATATTCGACAATTTGTTCGCGCGACACATCCAGCAGCGGTCGCAGCAGTCGCCCTCGCCGCTCAGCCATTCCGGCGGCGCCATGAACGCCAGCGCCACGCAACAAGTTAAGCAGAACGGTTTCGGCCTGATCGTCGCGGTGATGGCCGAGAAGAACCCAGTCGCATTCGACGGCATTCAGCGCCGCATAC comes from the Georgfuchsia toluolica genome and includes:
- the tilS gene encoding tRNA lysidine(34) synthetase TilS yields the protein MANSKSKPSIDLSALLSDRLARHVEPGQGLCVALSGGIDSVALLHATTASAKALGLRQPVACHVNHGLSPHAGEWETCCRKLCEQLGIALEVRRVQVTRDGKGLEAAARKARYAALNAVECDWVLLGHHRDDQAETVLLNLLRGAGVHGAAGMAERRGRLLRPLLDVSREQIVEYAKWNGLSWIEDESNIDCHYSRNFLRHEVMPLLERPFPNATVSLARAARAFGEAAELLDRMAEEDLGAAKLLNVAQLNALPPLRAANLLTSYLRRQGLQIPGSAMVREMLRQLLTASHDSDIRFTLGNYELRRFRDQVLVDIPPQPVAPTVWAGEQTIPWSGHQIHASSIVGAGIAAAMLNFGPLYFSARRGGDVLQLRPGGPRRPLKDLLREAGVPPWRRKNLPVLYSGDEVVWVAGIGIAAKYRCKPGAEGFLIEFDGVTW